The Gemmatimonadaceae bacterium genome includes the window CTTCGACTAACGCGAGTGGAAGTCCCTCGGACAGGGACGGCATCACGAACAGGTCTGCGGCGGCCAGGATGTCGGGCGTATCGGAACGGAAGCCCAGCAAGTGGACGCGCGAGGCGATTCCGGCGTCGGCCGCCAGGCTGCGAAGGTGCTCTTCTTCCTCGCCTCGGCCGGCAATCGCGAGGCGCCAGGCCGGAGCGCCTCCTTGTTCCTCGAGCTCGGCCAGCGCGCGCACGAGCACGGCGTGGGCTTTCACCGGGTACAGGTTACCGATGGCGACGATGAGCAGCTCGTCATCCCCCACCTGCAGCTCCCGCCGCAGCGCGGTCCGCTCGCCCCGCTGCATCTCGATTCCGTTAGGCACGACGCGCACCGCATCGGACGGCACGCCGAGCGTGTGGCGGAGGTCGGTGGCGGTCGCACCGGAGACCGCGGTCGTGGCCGCGCTGTGGGCCATGGCCCATCGCAGCGCGGCGCGTCGACGCCATGCGCCGGCGTAGTAGCGGCCTCCGTGCATGGTGATGACCTGGCGCGCTCCAGCCCGGCGCGCGGCCACGGCGCCGTACACCGCCATCGTGAACTCGTGGCTGTGCACGACCTGCGTGTGATGAACCCGCATGAGCGCGGTGAGCGACGTCACGCAGCCCCAGTCGAACGGGCGGCGCAGCACGTACGTGCGAGGCGAGAAGCCGCGGGCGGCGAACTGCGCGCCTAACCACCCACCGCTGGGCGCGGGACCCACCGGCATCACGTCGTGGCCGCGGCGGCGGAGTTCTTCGCCCAACTGCAGCGCGACCGTCTCGGCGCCCCCGGGCCCGTCGGTCTCGAGCATGAGCGCGATCCGCAGCGGCTCGGTCATCGCAGGCTGCTGAACCATTGCGCGGTCTCGCGGAAGAAGGGGCGCGGATCGTCGCGGCGGAGAATTTCCTCCCGATCCGTTCCGCGTTTCATGGTGAGAAAGGCGCGAACGGCTGCCCACCGGCCGGGCGCGTTGGGGGGCAGCGAAAGCGCGGAGCGCGAGCGGCGCAGCCGCGCCACGAGGTGGTCGACGTCGCCCCAGAACCAACGACTGGCCACGCCTGTCCTGTACCCGGTGACCGGGGCCGGGCGCTTGCCTAACGCTGCGTCCATCAGCAGCGCCGGGAAATCGACTCCGGCATCGATGGCGAGCTGCAATGATCCCCAGAACCGGCCGTTGATTTCCATGAGGTACGGCGTGCCGGTGCGCTCGTCGATCTTGTACTCGACCATCGCGACGCCCCACCATCCGAACGCGTCGAGCAGCGCGCGCGACCGCTGCGCGAGCGCGGGGTCGGCCGCTACGCTCTCTCGATACACGCTCACGCCGCCCGCCGGCGGTTTCTCGCGAATGCGGCGGTGCGCGAACACGGCGAGCGTTTCGCCGTTCCAGACGAGCAGAAAAATTCCGATGCCCGGCCCGACAACGCGCCGCTGGACGAGCACCGGATAGGCGGCCGGATCCAGGTCCGCCGCGGCGGCTGCCACGTCCGCCGGCGACGCCGCGTGACGAACGAGCAACTTGATCCGGCGCCCGCCGTGTTCGGCAACCGACCGCGACGGTTTGAGCACGACCGGGTACTCGAGGCCTGATGCCATCGCGAGGAGCGCATCCCGGTCCGCGGCCGGTTGCTGCTGCGGAATCGCGATGCCGACGCTGGCCGCAGCCTCGAGGACGGCGGCCTTGTCCGCGATCCGGCGCACCACGCGCTCATCGGCGAACGGGAGCAGCACGTTAGGCAGGCGGCCCCGATCCGGCAGCGACGCCAGGAGCGCGGCGTCGCCGATCGGGATCAATGCGCCGATGTTCCACCGCGCCACGAGCGCGCGAATGTCGCCGGCGAACCGCTGCGCATCCTCGAGCGGATCCGTCACGAGCGCCTCGGCTCGCGCGTAGCGCGACGCGCCGGCGAGCGAGCGCGGCCGCGCGGCACAGACGTACACCGGATAGCCGGCAGCGCCTAACGATCTGACGACGGCGAGGGCCGCGCGCTGATCACCGTCCGTCACCAGCACGGCCGGCCGCGCCGTCACGACACGACTCCGCTCACGCGCAGCCGGAACCCGGCGCGCGACACGCCCGCGGGCACATCCATGCGCGGCATCGCGAATGGCCGGCGGCGGTCAGCCACCCAGCCGCCGGCGATGCATAAGGCCGCCTCGTAGCCCGCGGCTTCCGCGGCACGCTGTACCGCTTCCGTCTGCAGTCCGTACGGATACGTGAGCACCGGGAGCACGCCTTCGTACCGCGCGCGCAACCAGGCGAGCGAGTCGCGCAACTCGGCGTCGCGGGCCGCCGGATCGAGCGCGGCGAGGTTCGGGTGGCTCCACGTGTGGGAGCCGAGCGTGATGCCAGGCACGGCGGCCGCGCGCTCGAGCTCGCGTTCCGTGGCGCTGCGCGCGTACGCCGGGCCGGCCGACCCATCGCCGCGCCTGCCTAACGCGTGCAAAATCACGTCGCCCTGGCCGCGCCACTCGGTGAGCGCGCGGCGGCGCAGACCCGGGTCGAGAACACCGCCGGCGCCGAGGACGTCCCACCAGAACGGGCGGCCGCCTAACAAACCGGGCGGCACGAAAATCGTGGCCGGCATGCCGCGGCGCTCGAGCTCGGCCACGCCGGCCCGGACCGCGCCCGCGTACGCGTCGTCGAACGTGATGGCCGCGCGCGGCCGCCGCGAACGAGGCGCCGGTTCGGCGAGCGCATCGGCGAGGGGCACCACGTCGTGGCGCTGGGCGAGCACGTCGAGCTGCGCCGCGAAGTCCGACTGCGCCAGGTGCAGCGACGCATCCCCCGCCGCTCGTTCGCCCTCGGGCACGATCGCGTGATAGGCAAGGATGAGTGTGTCCGCGCGGTGCGAGGCCAGCGCGATGCGCGGCGCGCCACTCCACACGAGCCCGTGTTCGACCAACTGCTTCAGCCCGCGGCGCACGCGGCGGCTCGCGTCCGGTCAAGCGCGCGCGCCGATCGCCGGCGAGCGTCGTGCAACAACGGGGAGCACGCCGAGATGATCAGGGCGCCGGCAGGGGGAACGGTGCCGGAGGCGCAGTTGGAGCGGCGGGCTGAGCGCCTAACCGGACGGGGCGCGCCATCGACAGCGCGGCCCACATGGCGTCCCGGCGCGTCCGCAGGAGCTTGTCGAGGCCGATGACCAACCCGAACAGAAAGTACAGGTACGTGAAATATTCGGCCGACACAAAGGTGCTGGCGATGATGAAGCCGATGAACGATCCAATGAGCATCTGCGAGACCGCCAGCTCGCGCGTCGTCACCCATGGACCGTATCGTCGCCCCGGACGCACGTCCGCCAGCATCCGGAACGAGACGACGAAGAACGACACGAACACGATCAAGCCAGGGATGCCCAGCTCCGCGGCCGTCTCGAGAAACGAATTGTGGGCGACCGACCACTTGAACCCGTGTCCTTCCGCGGACAGCGAGCGGGCTAGATCCGATTCGCCTTCGGCGATCGGGAATGCTCTGAGGCCGACGCCGAACACCGGATGGTGCTCGACGTAGCCGAGTCCCCGCTCCCACACCGCCTTGCGTCCCACCGGGTCGGTCCAGTTGTAGTCGCCCTCGGGGTTGGCAATCGTGCTGATCTGCGTCCAGTACTTGTCGGACCCGAGCACGGCGATGAGCCCGACGCCGGCCACGGCGATCGACATGCGCACCTTCCGCGGAATCGCCTTGTACCGCAGCAAGATGTACGTCATCGTCGCCACGAACGCGATGAATCCGCCGCGCGACCCGCTCTTCACGATAGCGAGGAGAATGAAGCCGAGCGTGATGAGTCCCAGCAACCGCAATCGCCGCGCATTTCCGGCGCGCATCAAGTAGAGCGCGAATGGAATCGTCACCACCATCACGAGCGCGAAGTCGTTGGCGTCGTAGTACACCAAATTGCCTAACCGGCCGTCCTGCCCAACACTGAAGAACAGGTTGACGATGGTCGCAAAGAACAGTGCGCCGTACAGGTTGATCTTGGCCAACCATTCGATGTCGCGCATGCTCCGGACGCTGGCCGCGACGAGGCACATGAGCACCACGTTCTCGGACTGGCTCTTCAGGGCAAAGCTCAAACTTCGCGCCGGCCACAAGCTGCTCGGCACTCCGATGAGCATGATCGCGTACAGGATCACCGTGAGCCACAAGAGCCGCGAGCGAATGAGCTTGACGCTCCGCAGCCGGTGGCGCGACGTGACGAAAAACACCAGCGCCAGACCCGCGGCCAGCAGCGGAAGTTGGATCTTTCCGAGGACCGGCAGGACGTCCTGGAGGCGCCAGATGTATGCAAACAGCATCCACCCGATCGCCTTGAGCAGCCGATCCGGCGGCGGCTCCTGCCATGGCACCGCAGCCGGAGCGTATGCAACCGGCGGAATCGGCGGAGGGTATGGAGGAACGGTTTGCGGATGCGCCATTGACGGAGAGGCTACCTGGATCGAACGAGGGCCTGGAGACCATCGAAGGCAGTGCTAATACAGTGCCATTCTAACCGTGGCGTTGACACTGGCAAACAGGCTGATTGTAGTCTCGGGACCACACTTTCGAGCCCCCACGTAGGTCTCGCCGCCGCGCCCTCAACGAAAAGTCGCCGCATTCAGAGGTGAACGCGGCGACTTTTCTTTGTGCGGTTTTGAAGAGAGCCCGGCTATTCGACCCTGCTCTTCTTGATCAGAATCGCCGCCTCGGAGTTGCGAAGCTTGATGCTCGTCACCGCGGAGCCGACGGTGCCATCGGCGTGCAGCGGCAGCCAAGTCTCGCCGGCAGGAAGCGGAAACGTGACTGCACTGGCATCGGTGTACACCTGCGTGCCATACCCGGATTGGTGCCGGACCAGGATCAAGGCGCGGTCGAAGTCGCGGCTGTAGAGCGTGTAGCCCTGCCCGACCGGGTCCGTCCCGCGCGTCACGATGGTGCGCGATCCGGTCGGATGACCGATGTCGGCTTCTTGCGCGCGCGTCCAGATCTGTGAGTACGGCAGGTTCCACATGTTCTCGAGCTGTATAGCCATCAGGTTCGGCGTTGTCGGAACGACCATGTAATAGCTCGCGAGCTCCCACAGCTTGAGTCGCTGCGTGGTGGTGAGGGAGTTCCCGGGCGGAACGGTGCTCGAGTAGCTCGCTTCTTCGCCGCTCGACAAGGTGCTCACGAAGTCCACGAAGACGCCGTGAGACAGCAGAGTCTCACACCACTGCCAGCGCGCGTACATGTTCGAGGAAAGCGGCATGTTCATCTTTTCCAGGTGCACTGCGCCGGCTGCCTCGGCGTCGGCGAGGTCGAGCGGGGTGGTGTACTGCGACGTATTGAGCATCAACATCTTCGAGCCGAAGGCCTGCTTGATCGCCGCAAGCAGCGAGGTGTGCGCGGTTTGATAGCTTGCGCTCACGGCGTACTCTTGCGAGTTCGCGATCTGCGGCATGAAATCGCCTGACGACTCGACATCGAGGAAGACGCCGTCGTGGCCGTTCGCGAGGCGGGTAAGCCGATCGATCTGATAGGCGCGCATGCCGGGATCGGCCGGGTTGATGGGCCACTTGTGGGTTCCCCATCTGAAGATGACCAGGCGGTGCGCCGAGTCCGCCGGTGCGTTAGGCACATGCAGAAAGCCTGCTTCGATGTTGTACTGCGGGTGCGACGCGTACCACTGCTTCATGTCGAGGTAGAACTGCGTCGCCGTGCCGGATGCGCTACCGTCGATCTCGGTGGCCCACTCGAGCGCGTACGGCAGCTGACGCACAGTGGGGTTCGCCGCATGCCACGCGGTGCCGTCGCCAGACATGGCGAGATCGTAGTGGGCGCCCGCCCACAAGTGCTCGGAGGGTGTCCAGCCATAGTAAAAGTCCGTCATCATGGTCGTGATGTGACGCCAGTGCGGCGAGACGGCACTGTAGTCGTCGTACAACGAGGCCAGCGACGGCGGCGGCGTCACCGGGGGCGGCGGGGGCGGCGGGGGTGACGACGGCGGTGCCGTCGAGTTAGGCGTCACCGTCACGGTCGACGTCGAGTGACCACTGCCGGCGGTGGCTGTGATGACCGCGGATCCGGGGTTGCCGCCCGTCACTTCTCCCGAGGTCGAGACGCTCGCGATCGACGGATTGTTCGACGTCCACGTGACCTGCGCCGTGGTGACGACGTTGCCCGACGCATCCTTTACCGTGGCAAAGATCTGCGCGGCTCCCTCCACCGGGACGCTCACCGTGGATGGATTCAGCGTGATGAAGAGCGGCGGCGGCGGCGCAGACGATACCGAGACGACCGAATAGGCGCTCGTTTGGCCCGAGGCCGCAATGATGTGCGCCGTCCCAACCTTGCGCGCCGTGACGTTGCCGGTGGTGTCTACGACGGCGATCGTCGTGTCGGACGAGGACCATTTCACGGGTTGTCCCGAGAGGTCTCGACCGGCGCCGTCCTGCAGCTCGACTTGCAACGCCACGTCCTTGCCGGGAGCGATCTGCGCAGCGCCGGGCGTGATGAGCACCCATTTGACGGGTGACGGTCCCGGTGTCTGCGGAACGTCGACGAGTGCCGAATTGTCGACGCACGACGCGAGCGCGAGGGCGACGGCCATCGGCGCGCACGCGCGGATGCACCGACGATGCGATGACACCACTGCTCCTCCGAATGTGTGAATTGCTCACTTCGGACGAGTCACTTGAAGGCGTCGTTTCCGCCGCACGCGGCGCGTGCGACGATCGCTCGCATGTTGTGAGATTCCTAACGCAGCACTCGGTCCAATCGTCTGACCGATGCAACGTAGCGCATCAATGACGCCGCGCGACTGATCGAGCGGCCAGTTCGATCTCCTGCGGGCGCATCGCGATGCCTCGGCCGCGCCACTGCTCGCGCAGCGCGGCGCGGCCCGCGGTCACGCTTTTCGTCCGCGCCGCCAGGGCGGACCGCCCGCGCTTGCCGCGGCCTCGCTGAGCACGGGTGCGAGCACCTTCATCGGCACCCTCAGCCAGTCGATCATGGCTTCGAGATCGCCGCGGGTGACGCGGCTGTGCGTGGGCAGCGTGAACAAGGTGCGGCGAAGCTCCTCGGCGCCGGGGAGATCCGGGCCCGGCTCGAGGCAGCGCTGGGCTTCGGGTTCCTGGCGCAGGGTGCGCGGGTATCCGCGCAGAACGCCGAGCTCCGGGCGCTCGACGCGCGCGCCGGTGTCGGTGACCGGGAATCGGAGCATCCCGCTGACGGCGCCGGGTATCGTGCGGATCGCTTCGATGTCACCGCCTTCGTCGGCGGCAATGGCGAGGGCAGCGGCGTTGCGTTGTCGGGCCGCGACTTCGGCCGGCGCGGCGCGCATGGCGCGGGCGACGAGCGCCGCCGCGGCGGCGGAGAGCGACCGGGGGCGATGCGCCGGCCGGTACACCGTCTCGCCTAGCTTGAGCGACGGGATGGCCGCCGGGATGCCGTAGAGCGACGGGCGGCCGAGCGCCCACTGGGCGGTAGCGGCGGCGAGGTCGCTCCAACCGCGCCCGGGCTTGCCTAACGCAGCGAGCTCGGTCGCAAAGGCGGCGTCGTGCACCGCGTCGTGGACGAGCAGCGCGCCGCCGTGGCCGCCCGTGGTGCCCTTGCCGCGGCCGAAGCTCAATACCGAGAGCGCGCCGCAAGTGCCTAACGGACGGCCGTGCAGCGTTCCGCCGGCTGCTTGCGCGGCGTCTTCGATGACCGCCGCGCCGTGCGGCGCGGCGAGCGCCCGGACCGCCGGGACGTCGGCCGGAAAGCCGTACAGGTGGGCGACGACGACCGCGCGCGCCCCGCGGCCTAACGCAGCAGCGACCGAGTCGAGATCCGGGCCGAGCGTGCGCGGATCGAGGTCGTACAGGTGCACGCGCACGCGGGCGAACCGAGCCGCCGCGGCGAGGTCGACACAGGCGTAGGCCGGCATCGCGACGAGCCCGCGCGCGCCGACCGCGATGCGCAGCGCGAGCACCAACGCCGAGGTTCCGCTGTCCGTGAGCGCCACCTGCGGCGTGCCGAACGTCTCGCGCACCAGGGACGCCGCGGCAAGCACCCGACCGGTGCGGCGCACCAGCGCCGGCCACACTGCCGCCGCGAGGGAGGACGCCGCGAGCGGTGACGACACGGGCAACTGACGCCGGATCACGGAATCAGTCGCGCGATGCGCGGGC containing:
- a CDS encoding O-antigen ligase family protein; protein product: MAHPQTVPPYPPPIPPVAYAPAAVPWQEPPPDRLLKAIGWMLFAYIWRLQDVLPVLGKIQLPLLAAGLALVFFVTSRHRLRSVKLIRSRLLWLTVILYAIMLIGVPSSLWPARSLSFALKSQSENVVLMCLVAASVRSMRDIEWLAKINLYGALFFATIVNLFFSVGQDGRLGNLVYYDANDFALVMVVTIPFALYLMRAGNARRLRLLGLITLGFILLAIVKSGSRGGFIAFVATMTYILLRYKAIPRKVRMSIAVAGVGLIAVLGSDKYWTQISTIANPEGDYNWTDPVGRKAVWERGLGYVEHHPVFGVGLRAFPIAEGESDLARSLSAEGHGFKWSVAHNSFLETAAELGIPGLIVFVSFFVVSFRMLADVRPGRRYGPWVTTRELAVSQMLIGSFIGFIIASTFVSAEYFTYLYFLFGLVIGLDKLLRTRRDAMWAALSMARPVRLGAQPAAPTAPPAPFPLPAP
- a CDS encoding ATP-grasp domain-containing protein: MTARPAVLVTDGDQRAALAVVRSLGAAGYPVYVCAARPRSLAGASRYARAEALVTDPLEDAQRFAGDIRALVARWNIGALIPIGDAALLASLPDRGRLPNVLLPFADERVVRRIADKAAVLEAAASVGIAIPQQQPAADRDALLAMASGLEYPVVLKPSRSVAEHGGRRIKLLVRHAASPADVAAAAADLDPAAYPVLVQRRVVGPGIGIFLLVWNGETLAVFAHRRIREKPPAGGVSVYRESVAADPALAQRSRALLDAFGWWGVAMVEYKIDERTGTPYLMEINGRFWGSLQLAIDAGVDFPALLMDAALGKRPAPVTGYRTGVASRWFWGDVDHLVARLRRSRSALSLPPNAPGRWAAVRAFLTMKRGTDREEILRRDDPRPFFRETAQWFSSLR
- a CDS encoding polysaccharide deacetylase family protein, with protein sequence MRRGLKQLVEHGLVWSGAPRIALASHRADTLILAYHAIVPEGERAAGDASLHLAQSDFAAQLDVLAQRHDVVPLADALAEPAPRSRRPRAAITFDDAYAGAVRAGVAELERRGMPATIFVPPGLLGGRPFWWDVLGAGGVLDPGLRRRALTEWRGQGDVILHALGRRGDGSAGPAYARSATERELERAAAVPGITLGSHTWSHPNLAALDPAARDAELRDSLAWLRARYEGVLPVLTYPYGLQTEAVQRAAEAAGYEAALCIAGGWVADRRRPFAMPRMDVPAGVSRAGFRLRVSGVVS
- a CDS encoding DegT/DnrJ/EryC1/StrS family aminotransferase, coding for MIRRQLPVSSPLAASSLAAAVWPALVRRTGRVLAAASLVRETFGTPQVALTDSGTSALVLALRIAVGARGLVAMPAYACVDLAAAARFARVRVHLYDLDPRTLGPDLDSVAAALGRGARAVVVAHLYGFPADVPAVRALAAPHGAAVIEDAAQAAGGTLHGRPLGTCGALSVLSFGRGKGTTGGHGGALLVHDAVHDAAFATELAALGKPGRGWSDLAAATAQWALGRPSLYGIPAAIPSLKLGETVYRPAHRPRSLSAAAAALVARAMRAAPAEVAARQRNAAALAIAADEGGDIEAIRTIPGAVSGMLRFPVTDTGARVERPELGVLRGYPRTLRQEPEAQRCLEPGPDLPGAEELRRTLFTLPTHSRVTRGDLEAMIDWLRVPMKVLAPVLSEAAASAGGPPWRRGRKA
- a CDS encoding Ig-like domain-containing protein, which gives rise to MAVALALASCVDNSALVDVPQTPGPSPVKWVLITPGAAQIAPGKDVALQVELQDGAGRDLSGQPVKWSSSDTTIAVVDTTGNVTARKVGTAHIIAASGQTSAYSVVSVSSAPPPPLFITLNPSTVSVPVEGAAQIFATVKDASGNVVTTAQVTWTSNNPSIASVSTSGEVTGGNPGSAVITATAGSGHSTSTVTVTPNSTAPPSSPPPPPPPPVTPPPSLASLYDDYSAVSPHWRHITTMMTDFYYGWTPSEHLWAGAHYDLAMSGDGTAWHAANPTVRQLPYALEWATEIDGSASGTATQFYLDMKQWYASHPQYNIEAGFLHVPNAPADSAHRLVIFRWGTHKWPINPADPGMRAYQIDRLTRLANGHDGVFLDVESSGDFMPQIANSQEYAVSASYQTAHTSLLAAIKQAFGSKMLMLNTSQYTTPLDLADAEAAGAVHLEKMNMPLSSNMYARWQWCETLLSHGVFVDFVSTLSSGEEASYSSTVPPGNSLTTTQRLKLWELASYYMVVPTTPNLMAIQLENMWNLPYSQIWTRAQEADIGHPTGSRTIVTRGTDPVGQGYTLYSRDFDRALILVRHQSGYGTQVYTDASAVTFPLPAGETWLPLHADGTVGSAVTSIKLRNSEAAILIKKSRVE
- a CDS encoding glycosyltransferase; protein product: MVQQPAMTEPLRIALMLETDGPGGAETVALQLGEELRRRGHDVMPVGPAPSGGWLGAQFAARGFSPRTYVLRRPFDWGCVTSLTALMRVHHTQVVHSHEFTMAVYGAVAARRAGARQVITMHGGRYYAGAWRRRAALRWAMAHSAATTAVSGATATDLRHTLGVPSDAVRVVPNGIEMQRGERTALRRELQVGDDELLIVAIGNLYPVKAHAVLVRALAELEEQGGAPAWRLAIAGRGEEEEHLRSLAADAGIASRVHLLGFRSDTPDILAAADLFVMPSLSEGLPLALVEAMATGLPIIASEVGGIPEVVARDREAMLVPAASPPALAAAIRSLLADPARRLALGAAAQRRAYRDFSVATMCDAYEALYRGTAPASPERAGEQR